In Aestuariibaculum lutulentum, one DNA window encodes the following:
- a CDS encoding PKD-like family lipoprotein, whose protein sequence is MMILKIKFQQLFALLVTLMLAVSCMDDLGNYDYQDINEVAFGNIDEKYVVKRFDNLVINPEVYFRLDESGMGEYEYRWVAVKDTGIGIQELTELSESKNLDEVISLVPGDYFGYYFVKDVKTGIETQYRFDIEVTNSIYEGWLVLSDGTDAPQLDMISLIDGEYSPIYNVLDGSGIELGGEAGFVYTFGYDINFYGIYVSTSGNGTTKIHPDTFEWLPTYTIANEFVTPQPADLELDNLESQSGRTGFALFGGNAYYYNTVIGTAYSSPINILGGTQFEVSPMIGKGGQTTYSAMYDNTNKRFVRSYRGRMYTFAASASTKFDYNNTGMELVYMKSNDYGGYNGAAVFSILRDPATSKYYLAVFNMSNSAQLYYGEITDPNFAQASNITVNPVYGYLYYNIGSKVYRYDWNPEIPATRLELDAGNDEITMLKFHDFIGGKAEYVTMQNHLIVGRHNGTEGKLEFYDVLNLNQPLNLVDTYSGFGKVKSISYRQR, encoded by the coding sequence ATGATGATTTTAAAAATAAAATTTCAGCAACTGTTCGCGCTGCTTGTAACGCTAATGTTGGCTGTTTCTTGTATGGATGATTTAGGTAATTACGATTACCAGGATATTAACGAAGTAGCATTCGGGAATATTGATGAAAAATATGTTGTAAAGCGATTCGATAATCTGGTAATTAATCCGGAAGTATATTTTAGGCTTGATGAAAGTGGAATGGGAGAATATGAATACCGTTGGGTTGCCGTTAAAGATACAGGAATAGGAATACAGGAGTTAACCGAACTATCGGAAAGTAAAAATCTGGACGAGGTTATTTCGCTAGTACCAGGTGACTATTTTGGTTATTATTTCGTGAAGGATGTAAAAACCGGAATAGAAACGCAATACCGTTTTGATATTGAAGTTACCAACTCAATTTATGAAGGCTGGTTGGTTTTGAGTGATGGTACAGATGCTCCTCAATTAGATATGATATCGCTTATTGACGGAGAGTACAGTCCTATTTATAATGTACTGGATGGTTCTGGAATTGAACTAGGTGGTGAAGCCGGATTTGTATATACCTTTGGATATGATATAAATTTTTACGGCATTTATGTGTCCACATCGGGTAATGGTACCACTAAGATACATCCGGATACCTTCGAATGGTTGCCTACCTATACCATAGCAAACGAATTTGTAACACCGCAACCTGCCGATCTGGAATTAGATAATTTAGAATCGCAATCTGGAAGAACAGGTTTTGCCTTATTTGGCGGCAATGCGTATTATTATAACACTGTTATTGGTACGGCTTACAGTAGTCCGATTAATATTTTGGGAGGAACACAGTTTGAAGTGTCTCCAATGATAGGTAAAGGAGGGCAAACGACCTATTCGGCCATGTACGATAATACTAATAAACGTTTTGTAAGGTCGTACCGTGGGCGCATGTATACGTTTGCAGCATCGGCTTCTACCAAGTTCGATTATAACAACACTGGCATGGAACTGGTTTATATGAAAAGTAATGATTATGGTGGTTACAACGGTGCTGCTGTATTTAGTATACTACGTGATCCTGCTACATCAAAATATTATCTTGCCGTTTTCAATATGAGTAATTCTGCTCAGCTATACTATGGTGAAATTACAGATCCTAATTTTGCACAAGCTTCTAATATTACCGTTAATCCTGTTTACGGTTACTTATATTACAATATTGGATCTAAAGTATATCGATACGATTGGAATCCTGAAATACCGGCAACAAGGTTGGAGTTAGATGCAGGTAATGACGAAATTACCATGCTTAAATTCCATGATTTTATTGGAGGTAAAGCTGAATATGTTACAATGCAAAATCATTTAATTGTTGGTCGCCATAATGGTACCGAAGGAAAACTGGAGTTTTACGATGTATTAAATTTAAATCAACCTTTAAATTTAGTAGACACCTATTCTGGTTTTGGTAAAGTGAAAAGTATTAGTTACAGACAGCGTTAG
- a CDS encoding thioredoxin family protein has product MKNFYKIIVLAITFLLSCSSFSQTKFIKASWEEVLMQAKKENKLIFVDLYFTGCFPCKQMDDKVFPDSRVAEVLNTSFIAFKSDIFKEDIGKKIARKYGVTGFPSFIVLDANGNTIEVTSGYHSVEELVAVLELAKSNESKKQFKAYSKKIQGDYPQFYNDAYLKNKRQVSFEVVDAYLKSQKNLSEEIPFLIITGLRIGGEYADYIIENATSLSSAYGHVPVRNYIASTVNLKAKVFANNNDIDGFNKLLSKVKPHFTESEWERFSAGFDKTFEKNKGESK; this is encoded by the coding sequence ATGAAAAATTTTTATAAAATAATTGTTTTAGCAATTACATTTTTATTGAGTTGTTCAAGTTTTTCTCAAACCAAATTTATTAAAGCATCATGGGAAGAAGTACTTATGCAAGCCAAAAAAGAAAATAAATTAATATTTGTCGATTTGTATTTTACCGGGTGTTTTCCTTGTAAGCAAATGGACGATAAGGTGTTTCCTGATTCTAGAGTGGCAGAGGTGTTAAATACATCGTTTATCGCTTTTAAATCAGATATTTTTAAGGAAGATATTGGTAAGAAAATTGCCCGGAAATATGGTGTCACAGGTTTTCCTTCGTTTATTGTTTTAGATGCTAACGGAAATACTATAGAGGTGACTTCAGGGTATCATAGTGTAGAGGAATTAGTCGCAGTATTAGAATTGGCAAAGTCTAATGAGAGTAAAAAACAATTTAAAGCGTATTCAAAAAAAATACAAGGTGATTATCCACAGTTTTATAACGATGCATATCTAAAGAACAAACGACAAGTGTCTTTCGAGGTGGTCGATGCGTATTTAAAATCTCAGAAAAATTTAAGTGAAGAAATACCATTTTTAATCATTACAGGTCTACGAATTGGAGGAGAATATGCCGATTACATTATAGAAAATGCAACATCACTTTCCAGTGCTTATGGACATGTGCCTGTACGAAACTATATAGCTTCTACAGTGAACTTAAAAGCAAAGGTTTTTGCAAATAATAATGATATTGATGGTTTTAATAAACTTTTAAGTAAAGTTAAGCCTCATTTTACCGAAAGTGAATGGGAACGATTTAGTGCGGGTTTTGATAAAACTTTTGAGAAAAACAAAGGTGAATCGAAATAG